Below is a genomic region from Microbacterium esteraromaticum.
CCCCTCGACGGCTCGGCCGCTGACGACGAGTCCGCGGTGCGGACGCTCGTCTCGACGAGCGGGTTCGTCGCGCATCCCGCGCTCTCCCCCGACGGCGAGCGTCTCGCCTGGGTGCAGTGGAGCACCGTCCGGATGCCCTGGGAGCAGGCCCTTCTGCACGTCGCCCCTGTGGGCGGCGACGAGATCGAGTCCACGCGCACGCACGCCGCCCTTCAGCCTGAGTGGGTGAGCGACGACGAGCTGCTCCACCTCGACGATCCCTCGGGTCGCTGGAACCTGCGGCGGCTGCGTCTCGGCGAGACCTCGACCGGTTTCGCCGCTGCCGATGCCGACACCGGTGGCCCGCTCTGGGTGCTCGGCACCCGCTGGTATCAGCCCCTCGACGACGGCCGGGTCGTCGCCGTGCGCACGAACGGCGCTGACCAGATCGTGCAGATCTCGCCCGACGGCGAGAGCGTCGAGCTGCTCACCCTGCCGATCACGGCCGAGGCGAGCGTCGACGACGCCCGGGGCTCGAAGGTGCTCATCTCGGGCGCCGGGCGCACGGTCGGCGCGGGGCTGTGGTGCGTCGATCTCGATGACGGAACCATCACGACCGTGACGGGCGGCGCTGAGGCAGACGCCCGCTGGGTGCCACGCGCCAGGCCCGTGACCTTCGACGGCCCGCACGGGCCCGTGCACGCCTTCGACTACCCGCCCACGAACCCCGATGCGACTGCTCCGGATGGCGAGCTGCCGCCGTACATCGTCATGGTGCACGGCGGACCCACCGCACACGTGTCGGGTGCGGCATCCACCGCCTACGCCTACTGGACCAGCCGCGGCGTCGGCGTGCTCGATGTGAACTACGGCGGCTCGACGGGCTACGGACGCGCGTATCGCGAGCGACTCGACGGCCAGTGGGGCATCGTCGACGTCGACGACGTCATCGCCGCGGCCCGCGGCATGGCCGACGCCGGGCTCGCCGACCCTGCCCGCATCGCCATCCGCGGCGGCTCAGCCGGCGGATGGACGGTGCTCTGCGCTCTCGTCCGCGGCGGTGCCTTCAGCGCCGGCATCTCGCGGTACGGAGTCGCCGATCTTCGGATGCTGGCGGCTGAGACGCACGACTTCGAGGCGCACTACCTCGAGGGCCTGGTCGGGCCGCTGCCCGAGGCCGAGCGCGTGTACATCGAGAGGTCCCCGCTGTCGCACGCCGACCGGATCGATGTGCCGGTGCTGCTTCAGCAGGGGTCGGAGGACAGGGTCGTGCCGCCGTCGCAGTCGGAGGCCATCAGGGATGCGCTGGAGGCCCGAGGGGTGCCCCACGAGTACCTGCTGTTCGAGGGTGAGGGGCACGGGTTCCGCGCGGCCTCGTCGATCATCGCGTCGCTCGAGGCGGAACTGCGCTTCCTCGGCCGGACGTTCGGCTTCCCGGTCGCCCCGTAAGGGCTACTCCCCCACGCGATTGCGCAGCCGCATGGCGCGCTCGGCCTCGCGGGTGTCCTGGCGCTCGCGCAGGGTCTGGCGCTTGTCGTACTCCTTCTTGCCCTTCGCGAGGGCGATCTCGACCTTGGCGCGTCCGTCCGAGAAGTACAGCTTCAGCGGGATGAGCGTGTAGCCGCCGGCCGAGACGGCATGCTCGAGCTTGCGGATCTCCTCCTTGTGCAGCAGCAGCTTGCGGATGCGCTTGGCCGAGTGGTTGGTCCAGTGGCCCTGGGAGTACTCCGGGATGTGCACGGCGTCGAGGTACGCCTCGCCGCCCTTGACGTAGGCGTAGCCGTCGCTCAGGTTCGCTCGACCCTGGCGCAGCGACTTGACCTCGGTGCCGGTGAGCACGAGGCCTGCCTCGTACGACTTCTCGAGGTTGTAGTCGTGACGCGCGCGACGGTTGGTCGCGACGACCTTCTCCCCGCGTTCCCTGGGCATGTTCTTCTCCTGACGACAGACAGCCCCTCAGCCTACAGGCTCAGGTGCGCAGCCAGCGCCGGATCGCGAACCCGGCCGACAGGGCCGCCAGCACGATGCCGATGCCGATCAGCACAGGCACGACGAACGCGGCATCCTGCATGTCGACCAGAGGACGCATGAAGGGCACCCGTTCGGCCAGGTAGCCTTCGACGCCGAACTTGACGCCGGCGAGGACGGCGGCGCTGGCGAACACCGAGCCGAGGAACGCCGCGAAGACGCCCTCCAGCACGAACGGCGTCTGGATCGACCGGTTCGACGCGCCCACCAGGCGCATGATGCCGATCTCCTTCCGTCGCGCATACGCCGACAGCCGGATCGTCGTGGCGATGAGCAGCACGGCGGCGATGAGCATGAGCGCTGCGACGCCGACGGCGATGTAGGTCGCGACGGTGAGGGCGGAGAACAGCGGATCGAGCAGGCGGCGCTGATCCTGCACCTCGTCGACACCCGGCAGCCCTGAGAACGCCTCGGTGAGCACCCGGGACTGCTGCGGGTCCTTCATGGTCACGCGGAACGCCACGCCCATGTTCTCGACGCCGAACGCGTTCGCCTGCTCCTCGCCGAACCGCTCCACCCAGTTCTGGTAGGTGGTCTCCTTGTCGTCGAAGGCGACCTCGCTGATCAGGGGGCTGAGCGCAGGGCCGGCCAGGTCGTCCTCGACCTTCGTGATCTGGTCCTCCGTCGCCTCGTCCGCGGTGCAGTTCTCCGATGTCGACAGCGGCGAGCACATGTAGATGGTCACCTCGGCCTTCTCGCCCCAGTAGCCGCGCATCGTCTGGATCTGCGTCTGCATGAGGATGGCCGCGCCCACGAACGTCAGCGAGACGAAGGTGACCAGCACCACCGAGATGACCATGGAGATGTTGCGACGAAGGCCGATGAGGGCCTCGCCGACGATGAGTCCGAAGTTCATGAGGTCGGACCCACTTCCTCGTCGTCGTCACCCGAGAGGCCGAGACGGTCGGCCATGCCGAGCTCGGCGACCTCCACCTCCGGGATCACGATCGGGTTGGTCCGGGGACCGACCGTCGTCGCCGGCTCCTCGGGCGGCGTCGGCGCAGCGGGTGCGCCCTGGACGGGCTGAGCGGGCGGCCGCTGGGCATCCGGATCCGAGGGTGGCGCCACAGCGGGCGGCTGCTCGGCCGGCGGCGTCTCGATCACGCCCGTGATGCTCTCGCGCTGCACCTCCTGGACGGCGGTGAGCGCGGCGGCCGCGGCGGCGCCAGGCACGGCCTCCGGCGTGAGTCGGGGGATGCTCGAGGTGTCGCCGTACCCGCCGCCTGCCTCGTCGCGCACCATCTCGCCGCCCTTGAGCTCGATCACGCGCCGCTGCATCTGATCGACGAAGGCCGCCTCGTGCGTAGCCATCACGACCGTCGTGCCACCGGCGTTGATGCGGGTGAGCAGCTGCATGATGCCGACCGAGGTCGCAGGGTCGAGGTTTCCCGTGGGCTCGTCGGCGAGCAGCACCTTGGGACGGTTGACGATGGCGCGTGCGATCGCGACGCGCTGCTGCTCGCCTCCGGAGAGCTCGTGAGGCATCCGCTTGGCCTTGCCGTCGAGACCGACGAGCGCGAGCGCCTCCGGGACGGCCTGCTGGATGAACCCGCGCGACGATCCGATCACCTGCAGCGAGAACGCCACATTCTGCGCGACGGTCTTCGACGGGAGCAGACGGAAGTCCTGGAAGACCGAGCCGATGTGGCGGCGGAAGTACGGGACCTTGCGATTGGCGAGCGAGCGCAGATCGCGGCCGAGCACGGCGACCCGGCCGGTGGTGGGGACATCCTCGCGGAGGATGAGCCGCAGACAGGTCGACTTGCCCGAGCCGGAGGCCCCCACGAGGAAGACGAACTCGCCTGCCTCGACGTTGAAGTCGACTTCGGACAGTGCGGGGCGGGTGGTGCCGCGGTAGCGTTTGGTGACGTTCTCGAACCGGATCATGGCCCCTCGAGCCTATGCGCGGCTCCGTCCGCGATGCCGAGCGACACTCCCCCGTGGCTTTCCCGTCGAGAGCGACTGATATACACGTAGAGGCGCGGATGCGCCACGAGGGGTTGTCGCAGGCGTGCAGCCGGCGACGCAGACAGGAGGAGGGCGCCATGAGCGTTCCCGCAGGATGGTACGACGACGGATCCGGACGCCAGCGCTGGTGGGACGGCGAGCAGTGGACCGAGCACTACGCTCCCGAGACGCCTGACGCCCCGGAGGAGGGCGGCACGGTGCTCGCGGGCTCCGACGCGAACGCCGATGCGGCAGCGGATGCCCACGTCGCGCCCGCCTCCTACGAACCGCCCGTTGCCCCGGGTGCGCAGGACGCCGAGGACGCGCAGCCCACCCTCGCCTACCCGCCCGTGACACCGGAGGGGTATCCGCAGAGCGCCTACGGTCAGACGTCGAACGAGCAGGTTCCTGGCGGCCAGGTGCCATACGGTCAGGCTCCATACGGGCAGGCTCCATACGGGCAGGCACCGTACGGCCAGGCGCCCTACGGTCTGAGCGGTCAGGGCCAGCAGGGCTACCCGGGCGCAGCGGGATACGACCAGCAGAACCCGTACGCGGCCTCGGCGCAGTACGGCGGCGACGCCGGGTACGGCGCATACGCGGCACCCGCACCGGGTCCGCGCAAGACGCCCGTGCTGGGCTACATCGGGCTCGGTCTCGCCGTCGTGGGCGGCATCATCGCGTGCATCCCGAACTTCGTCACGTTCGGCATCGGCTCGTTCCTGCTGTTCGCCGCGTTCGTCGTGTCGATCATCGCGCTGTTCATCAAGAACACGGCGAAGTGGCCTGGCATCGTCGGGCTCATCCTGTCGGTCGTGATGGGCATCGTCGCGACCATCGTGCTGAGCGTGAGCTTCTTCGTCAGCTACGCCAACGACCCGTGGGACTCGTCGTACGACGGGTACTCGTCCGAAGAGCCGTGGGCCGAGGAGTCCGTCGAGCCGAGCGCGCCCGGCGATGCGAGCGGGGAGCGCCCGACCCCCGAGGAGCTCGCGACGGGTCTCGCCGAGATCGCAGGCACCTCCGAGGCCGGCGGCTACACCGACGACCTGCTCCTGTGCCTCGGCGAGGAGTTCTACGCCTCCGAGATGAGCGACGAGGCGCTGCAGACGGTCGCCGACGGCACCAGCGACTTCACGGATCCGGCGGATGCCCTCGAGTTCGCCTCGACGTTCGCCGACGCAGCGGGCGTCTGCGCCGGATGACCTCCGCGTGAGATGCAGAACGGGCCCGGGAGCATCGCTCCCGGGCCCGTTCTCATGTCGAGGTGAGGATCAGTCCTCTTCCTTGCGCTTGCGCCAGCGGATGCCCGCCGAGATGAAGTCGTCGAGGTCGCCGTCGAAGACACTCGCCGGGTTCCCCGACTCATGGCCGGTGCGCAGGTCCTTGACGAGCTGCTGGCCGTAGAGGAAGTACGAGCGCATCTGGTCGCCCCAGCTGGCCGTGATGTTGCCTGCGAGTTCTTTCTTCTTCGCAGCCTCCTCCTCCTTCTGCAGCAGCAGGAGGCGGGTCTGCAGGACGCGCATGGCGGCGGCGCGGTTCTGGATCTGCGACTTCTCGTTCTGCATCGACACGACGATGCCCGTGGGCAGGTGGGTGATGCGCACGGCCGAGTCGGTCGTGTTCACCGACTGGCCACCGGGGCCCGACGAACGGAACACGTCGACGCGGATGTCGTTCTCGGGGATCTCGACCTCGGTCGCCTCCTCCATCAGCGGGATGACCTCGACGGCGGCGAACGAGGTCTGTCGCTTGTCGGCCGAGCCGAACGGGCTGATGCGAGCCAGGCGGTGCGTGCCTGCCTCGACCGAGAGCGTCCCGAAGGCGTAAGGCGCGGTGACCTCGAACGTGGTCGACTTGATGCCCGCACCCTCCGCGTACGAGGTGTCGAGCACCTTCACGGGGTAGCCGTGCTGCTCGGCCCAGCGCAGGTACATGCGCATGAGCATCTCGGCGAAGTCGGTGGCGTCGTCTCCTCCAGCCCCGGAGCGGATCGTGATGATCGCGTTGCGCTCGTCGTACTCGCCGTCGAGCAGCGTCTGCACCTCGAGCTGGTTGATGGTCTGCGTGAGCGACTCGAGCTCGGCGCGCGCTTCGGCTGCGGAGTCGTCGTCCTGCATCTCGTTGGCGAGCTCGACGAGCACGTCGAGGTCATCGAGTCGGCGCTCGACCTCGGTGACGCGCTTGAGGTCGGCCTGCTTGTGGCTGAGAGCGCTGGTGACCTTCTGCGCCTTCTCGGGGTCGTCCCAGAGGTCGGGGGCGCCCGCTTCCTCGCTGAGTCGCGCGATGTCCTCGCGCAGGGAATCGACGTCGACGACCTCGCGGATGTCGCCGAAGGTGTGTCGCAGGGCCTGTATGTCGGCGGAGAGATCGAGTTCGAACATGGCAGTCCACCTTATCGCGCCGTGGCCCCGGTTCCCTGACCCCCGCATGCCCTGGTTCCGTGGCCCCGGCATGCCCTGGTTCCGTGGCCCCGGTATGTCCGTCCGCCGTCATGGCGCCGGCGGGCTAGCGTGAGCGTTGTGAGCGACAGTGCGGCGAAGGTCCTGAGGCGGTTCGGACCCATGGTCTACGCGCCGACGGTTCTCTTCTCGCTCGGCGAGGGTGCCGTCATCCCGCTCATCCCCGTCGTCGCGACCCGTCTCGGTGCCGATGTCTCGGTCGCCGCACTGGTGGCCTCGGCGATCGTGATCGGGCAGCTGTGCGGCAATCTCCCGGCAGGTGCGCTGGTGGCCAGGATCGGCGAGCGCTTCACGATGGTCGTCGCCGGCGGGCTGTCGATCGTCGCCGGCGTCGGGATGCTGCTCGCGGAGCACCTCGCCCTGTTCGCGCTCTCGGTGTTCGTGCTCGGCTTCTGCGCCGCTGCGTTCGGGCTCGCCAGGCATGCGTTCATGACCACGAGGGTCCCGCCGCGGTTCCGCGCGAGGGCCCTTTCTCTGCTCGGCGGCAGCTTCCGCTTCGGCGTGTTCGTCGGACCGTTCGTCGCGGCGGCGCTCATCCAGCTCACCGGATCGGAGCAGTCGACGATCTGGGCCCTGATCGTGTGCTGCGCGGCTATCGTGCCGCTGGTGCTTTTCGGCCCCGACCCCGAGAAGAGCAGCCCGGTGCTGCTGAAGCCCACCGGTGCCGCGGTCGCCGAGGACTCGGGCGAGGTGGTCACAGGATCCATCCCCACCCGCGATCGCTACGGGGTGCTCGAGACGATCCGGTACTACCGGGGCGTGCTCATGCGCCTGGGGATCGCTGCGGCCGCCCTGTCGGCGGTGCGCTCGGCCCGCCAGGTGATCGTTCCGCTGTGGGGTGTCTCGCTCGGGCTCGACGCCAGCACGATCGCGATCGTCGTCGGGGTCTCCGGCGCGATCGACTTCGCCCTTTTCTACGCGAGCGGACAGGTGATGGACCGCTTCGGCCGCATCTGGGCCGCGCTGCCGGCGATGCTGCTCATGGCCGCGGGCCTGATCGCGCTCTCGCTCACACACGATCTCGATCACGCGTCGATGTGGTTCGCGCTCATGGCCGCCGTGCTGGGGCTCGGCAACGGCCTCTCCAGTGGCATCCTGCTCACCTACGGCGCCGATCTCGCCCCTGAGACGGATCCGGCGACCTTCCTCGGCGCGTGGCGGACGCTGACGGATGCCGGGGGCGCGGCGGCTCCGGTGCTCGTGGCGTCGATCGTCGCGCTCGCCTCGCTGCCCCTCGCCACGGGGGTGATGGGCGCGGTGGCGCTGCTGGGCGCCGCCGGCTTCGCCGTATGGACGCCGCGTTTCCTGCCGCGCCACGACACCTGAGCGACGCGGCCGCTCAGCGCAGCGCCGTGCGGCTCGTCGCCGTCGCCTCGAGCGGCACCCCGGCGGGCACGAACGGCGAGAAGAGCGGCGGATGCCAGTCCGCGGCGACCGTGACGCTGGCGGAGACACCGTCGGGCGTGGTGGCCGACACCAGTGTGGCCTGCGCGTCGACGGCTTCCACCACGGCCGAGGCCTGATCGCGCACGCCGTCGTCGGTGAGCTCGGCACGGACGCCGTCACCCTCGGCCCGCAGCGTGAAGCCGTCTGATCCGGCGAGCGCCGCCGCGTCGGCGAGCGAGTCGAGGCGCTTCTGCGCGATGTACAGGTCGGTGGCGCACACGCAGACGAAGATCACGACGACCGCGAGCAGGAGATAGCCGAGGATCAGCGGCAGCACGCTGCCCTCATCGTCGCCGAGCGCCTCTCGGATCCGTTCGCCCACGCTCATCGGTCACCCCACAGCCTGGAGATCTTCTGCGCGGCCTGCGCCTCGACGGGGATGGCCGCCAACTCGTCCAGCCCGAAGATCGGCGGCATCAGCGGCAGGGCGACCTCCGTGCGCACCGTGACGATCACGGTCGCGCCCGCCGTCGGGCACTCATCCGCCCTCGGACGGCAGGTGATGGCGACGTCCACGGCGTCCGCATCCATGTTGTATTCGCGGATCACGCCGGCGAGCACGGCGTCTCCTCGTTCGGCGGCGGTGCGGGCATCCGGTGCCTGCCCGATCACCCTGGCGGTGTGACGGGCGGCGGCCTCTGCTCCGAGGGTCTGCTCCTGCACCGCGCCCAGCAGCAGCACCAGGTACACCAGCGGCACCAGCAGCAGGACGCCCGCGACGATGAACTCGAGAGCGGCGGAACCGGTCTCGTCGTCGAGGAGCGACCTACTCCTCTCCGAACGACTCGACGGGCGCACGTGCCTCCACCTCCAATCCGTAGGGCACACCGAGCAGCCCGAGCACGGGAAGCGTGGTGCGCACCCGCACGACCACGCTCGAGTGCCCCAGACTCGAGTCCTGCCCGATCCCGACGTCGCCGGCGTAGTCCGCGCCCACTGCCCGGGTGATCACGGCCTCGGTGCGCGCTGCGCCCTCGTCGAGCGTCGTGTCGGCGAGGGCGGCGTAGTGGGCTCCTTCGACCGCGGCGTCGTGCACGACGTTGCGCACGTACATCGCGAGGGCGATCTGCAGCACGGCCAGCGTGAGCGCTGTCAGGAGCGCCCCGACGAGCACGAACTCGACAGGGCTCGAGCCTCGCTCGTCGTCGAGCAGCGACCGACCGCGCATGGCGAGCACCGATCAGATGCCGGATACGCGTGAGATCGCCTGCTCGAACAGGTCGACGAGAGCGGGCCCGGCGACGGCCCAGATCACGACGACCAGCGCAGCGGTCATCAATGTGACCAGCACCCATCCGGGAACATCGCCCCGCTCGTCGGCGACGAGGTCGCGGCCTGTGGTCATCCATCTCTTGAGCGTCTTCATCTCTTTTCCCTCCGGATAGCGGTCGTGTCAGCCGAGGCCGAGTCGCAGGATGAACAGCCCCGGGTACACGGCGAAGAGCACCGAGAGCGGCAGGATCAGGAACACGAGAGGCAGGAGCATGAGGATCTCCTTCTGGCCCGCCTGTTCGATGAGCACCCGCTTCGCCTCATCGCGAGCGTCTGCGGCCTGGGAGTGCAGCACCGCGGCGAGCGGCGCGCCGTGCTCCAGCGCCGCGATGATCTGGTCGATGGCCCGGGACAGGCCGGGCAGCCGCAGCCGCGTGGCGGTCTCGCCGAGGGCATCGGCGAGCGGCGACCCGGTGTGCACGGCGAGCACGGCCTGCCGCAGCTCCTGGGTGAGCTCGCCCGTGCCGATCGCCGACACGCGCCGCAGAGCATCCAGCAGAGACTCCCCCGCAGAGAGGCAGAGCGCGAGGAACTCGAGCGAGGTGGGCAGCTCGTCGGCGAGGCGTGCACGGCGCGAACGCGCCCGGGCCGTGAGCTGCATGTCGTACGCGATGGCGGCGCCGGCCGCGAGGATGGCCGGCAGCAGGGCCGCGGGCGGAGTCATCCGGCCGGACACGGCGATGATCACCACGACGATCGCGCCCGCGAGCAGGCCGCCGACTCCCCATGCGAGCTGCCGGCCGCGGAAGGCCGCGGGGGTCTGGGCGAGGCCGGCCTGGGCAAGGCGCAGCCGCAGGGCGTCGCCGCCGCCGAGCATCCGGTCGAGCAGCTCGCGCAGCCGTTCCCACAGACGCCTGCCGTGCACCGGCATGACTCCGACGACGGGAAGGACGCCTGCGGGCAGCGCCTCGTCCGCGACGACGTCGCGCACGTAGGGAGCGATGCGTCGTTCGAGCGATGGAGCACCCCACCTGGGCAGTGCGGAGAGCACGCCCAGCAGTCCGAGCGCGAGCGTCCCGCCCAGCAGCACCGCGATCGCGACGTCCGTCAGCGCGCTCATCCGAACCACCGCTCAGGCTCCGGCAGTCTGCCGATCCGCAGCATGATGCGGAACGCGATCACCGAGACGACCGCACCGGCCAGGATGACGACCACCCCCTCGGGGCTGCCGTACGCGTCGCGCCCCTCCGGGCGCATCGCCAGCAGGCCGAGGATCACCCACGGCGCACCGGCCCCGAGAACCGCCGCGCCGCGGATCCACGACTGGCGCGCCTCCACCTCGCCGCGCAGCGCGGCATCGGCACGCACGGAGGACGACAGCGCACGCAGCACGCCGGTGAGCTCCGTGCCGCCCACCTGACGTGCCATGCGCAGAGTCTCGACGATGCGATCGGCGATCGGGTCTGCGAGGGTCGCCTTGAGCCGGTCGAGGCTCGATTCGAAGCGTCCGGTCTGCTGGAGGTCACGGGCGAACACGGCGAATGCCGGGCGCACGGCGGGCGGCGCGGAACCGGCGAGGCTCGCCGTGGCATCCGGAAGCGACAGCCCCACCCTGATCGCCGCCACGAGCAGATCGCAGACGTCCGGCCACATCTGCCGGCGCGCCTTGCGCAGCCGCAGGCGGCGACCGCGCAGGAACATCACCGGGGCGGCGGCACCGGCCAGCGCCGCGAGCAGCGCCAGAACCGGGATGCCGGTGAGCAGCCACGCGAGTGCGGCCACCGTCACGGCGATCCCGACCATGCACGCGACGACCGCGCGCACCGGCGTGCGGGCGTGCCCCGCCTCGTCGAGGAGCCGGCGCAGCCGGGTGCTGCGCACCACACGACGCGGCGTCTCTCGCGGGGGCCAGAGCCATGGCGATGCGCAGAGCAGAATGCCGGTGCCGAGCATCGCTCCGATGAGCAGCGTCATGCCTCCTCCCCCGCTCGGTAGACCGCGGTGCTGAGGATGCGGCCGTCGACGACCTCTCCGGTCGGGGCGATCACCTCGGCGACGCGCCGCGATCCGTCCGGCTCACGCCGGCAGTGCACGACGAACGAGATCGATGACGCCAGCGCGGGGGCGATGAACGCGCGGTCGATGTTGCGCCCGGCGAGCAGGGGAAGCAGGGCGAGCTTCTCGAGGGCCTCGGCCGCCGAATTGGAATGCACGGTTCCCGCCCCCGGCACGCCGGTGTTCAGCGCGAGCACCAGGTCGAGCGCCTCCGCGTCGCGCACCTCGCCGACGACGAGGCGGTCCGGCCGCATGCGCAGCGCCTCCTTCACGAGCCGCCGCAGCGTGATCTCGCCCGTGCCCTCGAGACTCGCCTGTCGTCCCTGCAGGGCCACGACATCCGGCCCGTCGACGGCGAGCTCGAAGGTCTCCTCGACGGTGATGATCCGCTGCTCGGCCGCGCACTCCGCGAGCAGGGCGCCGAGCAGTGTGGTCTTTCCCGCGTGCGTCGCACCCGAGACGATGATGCTGCGCCCCTCGTCCAGCGCGTCGAGCAGCAGATCGGCGACATGCCTCGGCACCGATCCCTGCGCGACCAGGGCGTCGAGCGAGCGATGCCGCTTCAGGAACTTGCGGATGTTCACCGCCCATGACCCGCGAACGACGTCGGCGATCGCCACATGCAGACGGGATCCGTCGGGAAGCGAGGCATCGACGAACGGCTGGCTGACGTCCACCCTCCGCCCGGTGGTCTGCAGCATCCGCTCGACCAGGTCGCGGATGAGGGCATCCGTCAGTTGCAGATCGACGCGATGCGATGCCCCACCCTTCGCCACGAAGACGCTGTCCGGTCCGTTCAGCCAGATCTCCTCGACGTCCGGATCGTCGAGGAGCGGCTGCAGGGCGCCGAAGCCCGAGACCGACGCCAGCACGTCGCGCACGAGAGCGGCCTCGTCATCGATCATCGCCTCACCGCGCTGCAGAGCGAGATCGTTGTGCCGCCGCACCTCGAGCTGAGCGATGCGCCGCGCCTCGTCGGGCCGGGCCCCCGGATCGGTGTTCTCGAGGCGCAGGCGCCGGCGCACGCTCTCTGCGACGGCGACGGCGGGATGGCTCACGCGGGCATCCTGACAGAGATCCGAAGACGGGCACGGAAGTTATCCACAGCCGGTCCTCGCACAAGGCGCTGGGCAGATCTACGGAAAACCCGACCGACCCGATCGCTAGACTCAAGAGCGCGCGGAAGTGGTGGAATTGGTAGACACGCAGGATTTAGGTTCCTGTGCCCCAGGGCGTGTGGGTTCAAGTCCCATCTTCCGCACAGCATCCCCCATGCACACCGCCGCAATCGAACGACGGGAACTCTCTTGCTTCACACCATGCTCCAGGCACCGACGGCGCTGATCCCATGGCTCGACCCGGCGAACATCATCGAGGGCGCCGGCTCCTGGGCCCTGGCGGTGGTCTGCTTCATCGTCTTCGCCGAGACCGGCCTGCTGGTCGGCTTCCTGCTGCCGGGCGACACCCTGCTGATCATCTCGGGTCTGCTCACCCACACGAATGACATCTTCGGCGTGAACATCTGGGTGGTCTCGCTGCTCATCGCCCTCGCGGCATTCGTCGGCGGCGAGGTCGGCTACCTGATCGGGCACAAGGGCGGTCCCGCCGTGTTCGAGCGCAAGGAGTCGGGTCTGTTCAGCG
It encodes:
- a CDS encoding CpaF family protein, with the protein product MSHPAVAVAESVRRRLRLENTDPGARPDEARRIAQLEVRRHNDLALQRGEAMIDDEAALVRDVLASVSGFGALQPLLDDPDVEEIWLNGPDSVFVAKGGASHRVDLQLTDALIRDLVERMLQTTGRRVDVSQPFVDASLPDGSRLHVAIADVVRGSWAVNIRKFLKRHRSLDALVAQGSVPRHVADLLLDALDEGRSIIVSGATHAGKTTLLGALLAECAAEQRIITVEETFELAVDGPDVVALQGRQASLEGTGEITLRRLVKEALRMRPDRLVVGEVRDAEALDLVLALNTGVPGAGTVHSNSAAEALEKLALLPLLAGRNIDRAFIAPALASSISFVVHCRREPDGSRRVAEVIAPTGEVVDGRILSTAVYRAGEEA
- a CDS encoding type II secretion system F family protein, translated to MSALTDVAIAVLLGGTLALGLLGVLSALPRWGAPSLERRIAPYVRDVVADEALPAGVLPVVGVMPVHGRRLWERLRELLDRMLGGGDALRLRLAQAGLAQTPAAFRGRQLAWGVGGLLAGAIVVVIIAVSGRMTPPAALLPAILAAGAAIAYDMQLTARARSRRARLADELPTSLEFLALCLSAGESLLDALRRVSAIGTGELTQELRQAVLAVHTGSPLADALGETATRLRLPGLSRAIDQIIAALEHGAPLAAVLHSQAADARDEAKRVLIEQAGQKEILMLLPLVFLILPLSVLFAVYPGLFILRLGLG
- a CDS encoding TadE/TadG family type IV pilus assembly protein produces the protein MRGRSLLDDERGSSPVEFVLVGALLTALTLAVLQIALAMYVRNVVHDAAVEGAHYAALADTTLDEGAARTEAVITRAVGADYAGDVGIGQDSSLGHSSVVVRVRTTLPVLGLLGVPYGLEVEARAPVESFGEE
- a CDS encoding TadE family protein encodes the protein MRPSSRSERSRSLLDDETGSAALEFIVAGVLLLVPLVYLVLLLGAVQEQTLGAEAAARHTARVIGQAPDARTAAERGDAVLAGVIREYNMDADAVDVAITCRPRADECPTAGATVIVTVRTEVALPLMPPIFGLDELAAIPVEAQAAQKISRLWGDR
- a CDS encoding type II secretion system F family protein, which codes for MTLLIGAMLGTGILLCASPWLWPPRETPRRVVRSTRLRRLLDEAGHARTPVRAVVACMVGIAVTVAALAWLLTGIPVLALLAALAGAAAPVMFLRGRRLRLRKARRQMWPDVCDLLVAAIRVGLSLPDATASLAGSAPPAVRPAFAVFARDLQQTGRFESSLDRLKATLADPIADRIVETLRMARQVGGTELTGVLRALSSSVRADAALRGEVEARQSWIRGAAVLGAGAPWVILGLLAMRPEGRDAYGSPEGVVVILAGAVVSVIAFRIMLRIGRLPEPERWFG